One Staphylococcus simiae genomic region harbors:
- the lgt gene encoding prolipoprotein diacylglyceryl transferase gives MNLMFNYINPVAFDLGPLSVRWYGIIIALGILLGYFIAQRAVVNVGLDKDTLVDIIFYSAIAGFLCARIYFVIFQWPYYADNPGEIIKIWHGGIAIHGGLIGGFLAGVFVCKIKNLHPLQIGDIVAPSIILAQGIGRWGNFMNHEAHGGPVSKAFLEHLHLPNFIIENMYINGQYYHPTFLYESLWDVIGFIILISLRQHMRIGETFFVYLIWYSIGRFFVEGLRTDSLMLTSNIRVAQVVSIILILISLILIIYRRVKYQPTVYSKTGPLPWPTNK, from the coding sequence ATGAATTTAATGTTTAACTATATTAATCCTGTAGCATTTGATTTAGGACCATTAAGTGTACGCTGGTATGGTATTATCATTGCGTTAGGAATATTATTAGGTTATTTTATAGCACAAAGAGCAGTGGTTAACGTTGGTCTTGATAAAGATACGTTAGTAGATATCATCTTTTATAGTGCTATAGCAGGTTTTCTATGTGCGCGAATTTATTTCGTTATCTTTCAATGGCCATATTATGCTGATAATCCAGGAGAAATCATCAAGATTTGGCATGGCGGCATAGCGATTCATGGTGGTTTAATTGGTGGATTTTTAGCAGGAGTATTTGTCTGTAAAATAAAGAATTTACACCCTTTGCAAATTGGTGATATAGTTGCACCGAGTATTATATTGGCGCAAGGTATTGGTAGATGGGGTAACTTTATGAATCATGAAGCTCATGGTGGTCCAGTGTCTAAAGCATTTTTAGAACATTTACATTTACCAAACTTTATCATTGAAAATATGTACATTAATGGTCAATATTATCATCCAACATTTTTGTATGAATCATTATGGGATGTTATTGGATTTATAATATTAATATCTTTACGTCAACATATGCGCATTGGTGAAACATTCTTTGTCTATTTAATTTGGTACTCTATCGGTCGTTTCTTTGTAGAGGGACTTCGTACTGACAGTCTAATGCTAACGAGCAATATTAGGGTAGCGCAAGTCGTATCAATTATTTTAATTTTAATAAGCTTGATATTAATTATATATAGAAGAGTTAAA